In one Hypomesus transpacificus isolate Combined female chromosome 18, fHypTra1, whole genome shotgun sequence genomic region, the following are encoded:
- the camk1gb gene encoding calcium/calmodulin-dependent protein kinase IGb isoform X1 codes for MGTCEISAPPLSNLKDVISDLTVISVAPDKVICPVLDKLLAGESEQSIYSAQSLEIPVEASAVMGRKEADCEWKKNTDNIQEVFEFMEELGSGAFSEVFMVKEKKTGKMFAMKCVKKKTKRDLNLENEIAVLRKIKHENVIGLEDFYESRSHYYLLMQLVSGGELFDRILDRGMYSEQDASRVIKQVLEAVSFLHQNGVVHRDLKPENLLYYSQDEDSKIMISDFGLSKMVDNDIMSTACGTPGYVAPEVLAQKPYSKAVDCWSIGVITYILLCGYPPFYEETETRLFSKIMKAQYEFDAPFWDEISESAKDFIRNMMQKNSSMRYTAEQALRHPWIIGKTARSQDIYYSVSVQIQKNFAKSKWKQAFNATVAINHMRKLQLAHSEQQVRIPVIVPDIKVVDVSSPPKTRKNLNPNLLEPKENTIGDHMALPPSSNELKSHHPLRTSQSEPHHAPCISEQGKHVYHSEPANLNGCGNRGVNRTGKTLQTGVCSVM; via the exons ATGGGCACCTGTGAGATttccgcccctcccctctccaatcTCAAGGATGTAATCTCCGATTTGACAGTTATTTCCGTGGCTCCCGACAAAGTAATCTGTCCAGTCCTCGACAAGCTTTTGGCAGGAGAGTCAGAGCAGAGCATTTACAGCGCACAGTCTCTAG aaATCCCTGTCGAAGCATCCGCTGTCATGGGTCGTAAAGAAGCCGACTGTGAGTGGAAGAAGAACACAGACAACATCCAGGAGGTGTTTGAATTCATGGAGGAGTTGGGATC GGGGGCCTTCTCAGAGGTCTTCATGGTGAAAGAGAAGAAGACGGGCAAAATGTTTGCCATGAAGTGTGTGAAGAAGAAGACGAAGAGGGACCTCAACCTGGAGAATGAGATAGCCGTGTTGAGAAA GATTAAACATGAGAATGTTATTGGACTGGAGGATTTCTATGAAAGTCGGTCTCATTACTACCTCCTCATGCAGCT TGTTTCGGGGGGCGAGCTGTTCGATCGCATCCTGGACCGGGGCATGTACTCAGAGCAGGATGCTAGCAGGGTGATCAAGCAGGTGCTGGAAGCTGTGAGCTTCCTGCACCAGAACGGGGTGGTGCACAGAGAcctcaag CCTGAGAACCTCTTGTACTACAGCCAAGATGAGGACTCCAAGATCATGATCAGCGACTTCGGCCTCTCCAAGATGGTGGACAACGATATCATGTCCACTGCCTGTGGGACCCCAGGATATGTGG CCCCTGAGGTTTTGGCCCAGAAACCCTATAGCAAGGCCGTTGACTGCTGGTCTATTGGGGTCATTACTTACATCCT GCTCTGTGGATATCCTCCATTTTATGAAGAAACAGAGACACGGCTCTTCTCTAAGATCATGAAGGCCCAGTATGAGTTTGACGCGCCTTTTTGGGATGAAATATCTGAATCTG CTAAAGATTTCATTCGCAACATGATGCAGAAGAATTCCAGCATGCGCTACACTGCAGAGCAAGCTCTTAGGCATCCCTG GATCATTGGGAAAACGGCACGGAGTCAGGATATCTACTACTCTGTCAGTGTTCAGATCCAGAAGAACTTTGCCAAAAGCAAGTGGAAG CAAGCCTTCAATGCCACAGTGGCCATCAACCACATGCGGAAGCTGCAGCTGGCTCACTCCGAGCAACAGGTCAGGATACCAGTGATCGTTCCAGACATCAAGGTCGTTGACGTCTCATCCCCTCCCAAGACCCGCAAGAACTTGAACCCCAACCTCCTAGAGCCCAAGGAGAACACCATAGGGGACCACATGGCCCTGCCGCCCAGCTCCAATGAGCTGAAGAGCCACCACCCCTTGAGGACCAGTCAAAGCGAGCCCCACCACGCCCCATGTATCTCTGAGCAGGGCAAGCATGTCTACCACTCAGAACCTGCCAATCTTAACGG GTGTGGGAACAGGGGCGTCAACCGCACTGGCAAGACCCTGCAGACTGGTGTGTGCTCTGTCATGTGA
- the camk1gb gene encoding calcium/calmodulin-dependent protein kinase IGb isoform X3, whose product MQKTCSEEIPVEASAVMGRKEADCEWKKNTDNIQEVFEFMEELGSGAFSEVFMVKEKKTGKMFAMKCVKKKTKRDLNLENEIAVLRKIKHENVIGLEDFYESRSHYYLLMQLVSGGELFDRILDRGMYSEQDASRVIKQVLEAVSFLHQNGVVHRDLKPENLLYYSQDEDSKIMISDFGLSKMVDNDIMSTACGTPGYVAPEVLAQKPYSKAVDCWSIGVITYILLCGYPPFYEETETRLFSKIMKAQYEFDAPFWDEISESAKDFIRNMMQKNSSMRYTAEQALRHPWIIGKTARSQDIYYSVSVQIQKNFAKSKWKQAFNATVAINHMRKLQLAHSEQQVRIPVIVPDIKVVDVSSPPKTRKNLNPNLLEPKENTIGDHMALPPSSNELKSHHPLRTSQSEPHHAPCISEQGKHVYHSEPANLNGCGNRGVNRTGKTLQTGVCSVM is encoded by the exons ATGCAAAAGACCTGCAGTGAAG aaATCCCTGTCGAAGCATCCGCTGTCATGGGTCGTAAAGAAGCCGACTGTGAGTGGAAGAAGAACACAGACAACATCCAGGAGGTGTTTGAATTCATGGAGGAGTTGGGATC GGGGGCCTTCTCAGAGGTCTTCATGGTGAAAGAGAAGAAGACGGGCAAAATGTTTGCCATGAAGTGTGTGAAGAAGAAGACGAAGAGGGACCTCAACCTGGAGAATGAGATAGCCGTGTTGAGAAA GATTAAACATGAGAATGTTATTGGACTGGAGGATTTCTATGAAAGTCGGTCTCATTACTACCTCCTCATGCAGCT TGTTTCGGGGGGCGAGCTGTTCGATCGCATCCTGGACCGGGGCATGTACTCAGAGCAGGATGCTAGCAGGGTGATCAAGCAGGTGCTGGAAGCTGTGAGCTTCCTGCACCAGAACGGGGTGGTGCACAGAGAcctcaag CCTGAGAACCTCTTGTACTACAGCCAAGATGAGGACTCCAAGATCATGATCAGCGACTTCGGCCTCTCCAAGATGGTGGACAACGATATCATGTCCACTGCCTGTGGGACCCCAGGATATGTGG CCCCTGAGGTTTTGGCCCAGAAACCCTATAGCAAGGCCGTTGACTGCTGGTCTATTGGGGTCATTACTTACATCCT GCTCTGTGGATATCCTCCATTTTATGAAGAAACAGAGACACGGCTCTTCTCTAAGATCATGAAGGCCCAGTATGAGTTTGACGCGCCTTTTTGGGATGAAATATCTGAATCTG CTAAAGATTTCATTCGCAACATGATGCAGAAGAATTCCAGCATGCGCTACACTGCAGAGCAAGCTCTTAGGCATCCCTG GATCATTGGGAAAACGGCACGGAGTCAGGATATCTACTACTCTGTCAGTGTTCAGATCCAGAAGAACTTTGCCAAAAGCAAGTGGAAG CAAGCCTTCAATGCCACAGTGGCCATCAACCACATGCGGAAGCTGCAGCTGGCTCACTCCGAGCAACAGGTCAGGATACCAGTGATCGTTCCAGACATCAAGGTCGTTGACGTCTCATCCCCTCCCAAGACCCGCAAGAACTTGAACCCCAACCTCCTAGAGCCCAAGGAGAACACCATAGGGGACCACATGGCCCTGCCGCCCAGCTCCAATGAGCTGAAGAGCCACCACCCCTTGAGGACCAGTCAAAGCGAGCCCCACCACGCCCCATGTATCTCTGAGCAGGGCAAGCATGTCTACCACTCAGAACCTGCCAATCTTAACGG GTGTGGGAACAGGGGCGTCAACCGCACTGGCAAGACCCTGCAGACTGGTGTGTGCTCTGTCATGTGA
- the camk1gb gene encoding calcium/calmodulin-dependent protein kinase IGb isoform X2, whose amino-acid sequence MSIAKRTHRPIPFSQAVFYQCFPCIGPNSCVNRGKSCGLNCYKLEEIPVEASAVMGRKEADCEWKKNTDNIQEVFEFMEELGSGAFSEVFMVKEKKTGKMFAMKCVKKKTKRDLNLENEIAVLRKIKHENVIGLEDFYESRSHYYLLMQLVSGGELFDRILDRGMYSEQDASRVIKQVLEAVSFLHQNGVVHRDLKPENLLYYSQDEDSKIMISDFGLSKMVDNDIMSTACGTPGYVAPEVLAQKPYSKAVDCWSIGVITYILLCGYPPFYEETETRLFSKIMKAQYEFDAPFWDEISESAKDFIRNMMQKNSSMRYTAEQALRHPWIIGKTARSQDIYYSVSVQIQKNFAKSKWKQAFNATVAINHMRKLQLAHSEQQVRIPVIVPDIKVVDVSSPPKTRKNLNPNLLEPKENTIGDHMALPPSSNELKSHHPLRTSQSEPHHAPCISEQGKHVYHSEPANLNGCGNRGVNRTGKTLQTGVCSVM is encoded by the exons ATGTCGATCGCGAAAAGAACGCACCGTCCCATCCCATTCTCTCAAGCCGTGTTCTACCAGTGTTTTCCTTGCATTGGCCCGAACTCTTGCGTCAATAGGGGGAAATCGTGTGGCTTAAATTGTTATAAACTTGAAG aaATCCCTGTCGAAGCATCCGCTGTCATGGGTCGTAAAGAAGCCGACTGTGAGTGGAAGAAGAACACAGACAACATCCAGGAGGTGTTTGAATTCATGGAGGAGTTGGGATC GGGGGCCTTCTCAGAGGTCTTCATGGTGAAAGAGAAGAAGACGGGCAAAATGTTTGCCATGAAGTGTGTGAAGAAGAAGACGAAGAGGGACCTCAACCTGGAGAATGAGATAGCCGTGTTGAGAAA GATTAAACATGAGAATGTTATTGGACTGGAGGATTTCTATGAAAGTCGGTCTCATTACTACCTCCTCATGCAGCT TGTTTCGGGGGGCGAGCTGTTCGATCGCATCCTGGACCGGGGCATGTACTCAGAGCAGGATGCTAGCAGGGTGATCAAGCAGGTGCTGGAAGCTGTGAGCTTCCTGCACCAGAACGGGGTGGTGCACAGAGAcctcaag CCTGAGAACCTCTTGTACTACAGCCAAGATGAGGACTCCAAGATCATGATCAGCGACTTCGGCCTCTCCAAGATGGTGGACAACGATATCATGTCCACTGCCTGTGGGACCCCAGGATATGTGG CCCCTGAGGTTTTGGCCCAGAAACCCTATAGCAAGGCCGTTGACTGCTGGTCTATTGGGGTCATTACTTACATCCT GCTCTGTGGATATCCTCCATTTTATGAAGAAACAGAGACACGGCTCTTCTCTAAGATCATGAAGGCCCAGTATGAGTTTGACGCGCCTTTTTGGGATGAAATATCTGAATCTG CTAAAGATTTCATTCGCAACATGATGCAGAAGAATTCCAGCATGCGCTACACTGCAGAGCAAGCTCTTAGGCATCCCTG GATCATTGGGAAAACGGCACGGAGTCAGGATATCTACTACTCTGTCAGTGTTCAGATCCAGAAGAACTTTGCCAAAAGCAAGTGGAAG CAAGCCTTCAATGCCACAGTGGCCATCAACCACATGCGGAAGCTGCAGCTGGCTCACTCCGAGCAACAGGTCAGGATACCAGTGATCGTTCCAGACATCAAGGTCGTTGACGTCTCATCCCCTCCCAAGACCCGCAAGAACTTGAACCCCAACCTCCTAGAGCCCAAGGAGAACACCATAGGGGACCACATGGCCCTGCCGCCCAGCTCCAATGAGCTGAAGAGCCACCACCCCTTGAGGACCAGTCAAAGCGAGCCCCACCACGCCCCATGTATCTCTGAGCAGGGCAAGCATGTCTACCACTCAGAACCTGCCAATCTTAACGG GTGTGGGAACAGGGGCGTCAACCGCACTGGCAAGACCCTGCAGACTGGTGTGTGCTCTGTCATGTGA